Part of the Halorhabdus utahensis DSM 12940 genome, CTCGAAGCGGTCGTCGTACTCCTGGCCGGTGACGCAGGCACAGTGGTCGAACCCGGCGCGGTCTCGGAGCGCTTCGAGGACGGCAGCCACGGCGTCGGCTCGGACGACGATTCCGGGGGCGTTTTCGTGGGTCTCGCGGTCGATCACGCCATCGAGATCCCCGACGACCGTCTCCCAGTCCGCCCGTCGCTCGCGACCAGTCCGCTGCACGGCGCACATATGCCGGCGAAGGGGCATTCAGGCAAAGCCGGTTTTGCCGAATTCACTAGTCCCTTGAAGTGCAGGTGGCAAGGCCGGCTGTGAAATCGCTCGCCGCCACCATGCAGGAACCGCCGGACTGGCGCAACCCGATGCACACCTTCATTACGGAGACTGCGGGCTTCGAGCGGGCGGAGCTGTTGATCTGGAACTTCTCGCGGAGCGAACTCGACGTCCTGCTGTTCCGCGTCGTCGGCCCGATCGATCCCTATCGTGAGGCGATCGATGCAGCGCGGTTCGTCACCGACTACGATCTCACGCCGATCGACGATGACGCATTCTACGCCTACGTCGAACACGAGACCCGTGAGATGGACCGACAGCTCCGGGATTCCTTCGACGGCAAACACGTCGTCCTGGTTCCGCCGGTGATCTACC contains:
- a CDS encoding helix-turn-helix domain-containing protein encodes the protein MKSLAATMQEPPDWRNPMHTFITETAGFERAELLIWNFSRSELDVLLFRVVGPIDPYREAIDAARFVTDYDLTPIDDDAFYAYVEHETREMDRQLRDSFDGKHVVLVPPVIYHADGTTRLRTVGRSEALESVIDAVPDAIDVTVESIGEYRGPARGTLELTDRQREVARTAVEMGYYDVPRDASVADIADRLDCAASTISDHIRKAERAVMVGLFE